A part of Melittangium boletus DSM 14713 genomic DNA contains:
- a CDS encoding cation diffusion facilitator family transporter: protein MTTPPHTHDASPHTHDHAAGEACGGHGHGHGHGKPTRPPHPSLKEERRKDRNRLLGALALTGTIAVAEAVGGFMTGSLALLSDAGHMLTDISALGLGLLALWFSSKPADIKKTYGYYRLEILSALLNGVLLLGITVAILLEAWERMNSPAPVRLGPMAVVATVGLIANLVALGFLHRSHSMNVRGAFLHVLGDTLSSVGVLVGAGIMWFTGWYVVDALISALISVVIVVGAVQLVRDAVDVLLEAVPAHVDMAVLKELLLKVRGVRDVHDLHVWTISSGMYALSAHLVVEDPMVSNNDEILTAVKHELYDRFGIDHTTIQIESETYAHLGEVH, encoded by the coding sequence GTGACTACTCCTCCCCACACCCACGATGCGTCCCCCCACACCCATGACCACGCGGCTGGAGAGGCCTGTGGTGGCCATGGGCACGGCCACGGACATGGAAAACCCACGAGGCCTCCCCATCCTTCCTTGAAGGAGGAGCGGCGAAAGGACCGCAACCGGTTGCTCGGCGCGCTGGCGCTCACGGGCACCATTGCGGTGGCGGAAGCGGTGGGCGGGTTCATGACCGGCTCGCTGGCGCTGCTCTCGGACGCGGGCCACATGCTCACGGACATCAGCGCGCTGGGCCTGGGCCTGTTGGCGCTGTGGTTCTCCAGCAAGCCCGCGGACATCAAGAAGACGTACGGCTACTACCGGCTGGAGATCCTCAGCGCGCTGCTCAACGGCGTGCTCCTGCTGGGCATCACCGTGGCCATCCTCCTGGAGGCCTGGGAGCGGATGAACTCACCCGCCCCGGTGCGCCTGGGGCCCATGGCCGTGGTGGCCACGGTGGGCCTCATCGCCAACCTGGTGGCGCTGGGCTTCCTGCACCGCTCTCATTCCATGAATGTGCGCGGCGCCTTCCTGCACGTGCTCGGAGACACCCTGTCCAGCGTGGGCGTGCTCGTGGGTGCCGGCATCATGTGGTTCACCGGCTGGTACGTGGTGGACGCGCTCATCTCCGCGCTCATCTCGGTGGTGATCGTGGTGGGCGCGGTGCAACTGGTGCGCGACGCGGTGGACGTGCTCCTGGAGGCCGTGCCCGCCCACGTGGACATGGCCGTGCTCAAGGAACTGCTGCTCAAGGTGCGGGGGGTGCGCGACGTGCACGACCTGCACGTGTGGACCATCTCCAGCGGCATGTACGCGCTGTCGGCGCACCTGGTGGTGGAGGATCCCATGGTCAGCAACAACGACGAGATCCTCACCGCGGTGAAGCACGAGCTCTACGATCGCTTCGGCATCGATCACACCACCATCCAGATCGAGAGCGAGACCTACGCGCACCTGGGCGAGGTGCACTGA
- a CDS encoding sigma 54-interacting transcriptional regulator codes for MDRERHQNLQSIIMLREIIRKWWRAELHFADRHGQVLDWQRTEGLASTASACCRLVRGSREGLRRCNQSVRELHEQFLANRRLRRALVHPCHLRLNLVGAPLYVHDVYEGFLFVEGLLRAPPPERERERLQAQLREWQPGTLDVERTVERLPVLDDENLEKLTELLEYGTGEIAAYEAERTRETERAETSASPEGGAHTRFGHIIGRSAALQEVFKLLEKVSNSEATVLINGESGTGKELVARAIHVNGPRSDKAFVVQNCSAFNDNLLESALFGHMRGAFTGAVRDKKGLFEVADGGTFFLDEVGDMSPALQVKLLRVLQEGTFLPVGGTQPREVDVRVIAATHKELGEMVKRGEFREDLYYRINVIRVHLPPLRERRDDLPLLVDHFLRKHHREGQRARGLSPEALALLGRYAWPGNVRELENEMERLLVLGGDLESLPAELISGRIRDAVAPGGTSALATRATGRLHEAVETLEREMIHQGLLRTGNNKSQLARELGISRSNLILKIARYGLEPGLPPDSEADA; via the coding sequence ATGGACCGTGAAAGGCACCAGAACCTGCAGAGCATCATCATGCTCCGGGAAATCATCCGCAAGTGGTGGCGCGCGGAGTTGCACTTCGCCGACCGCCACGGGCAGGTGTTGGATTGGCAGCGCACGGAGGGACTCGCGTCCACGGCCAGTGCCTGCTGCCGGCTGGTGCGCGGATCGCGCGAGGGGCTGCGGCGCTGCAACCAGTCGGTGCGAGAGCTGCACGAGCAGTTCCTGGCCAACCGGCGCCTGCGCCGCGCGCTCGTGCATCCGTGCCACCTGCGATTGAACCTGGTGGGCGCGCCGCTCTACGTGCACGACGTCTACGAGGGCTTCCTGTTCGTGGAGGGGCTCTTGCGCGCGCCCCCGCCGGAGCGCGAGCGCGAGCGGCTTCAAGCCCAGCTGCGCGAATGGCAGCCCGGGACGCTCGACGTGGAGCGCACCGTGGAGCGCCTGCCCGTGCTGGATGACGAGAACCTGGAGAAGCTCACCGAGCTGCTCGAGTACGGCACGGGAGAGATCGCCGCCTACGAGGCCGAGCGGACCCGGGAGACGGAGCGGGCCGAGACCAGCGCGAGTCCAGAGGGCGGCGCGCACACCCGCTTCGGGCACATCATCGGCCGCTCGGCGGCCCTGCAGGAGGTCTTCAAGCTCCTGGAGAAGGTGTCCAACTCGGAGGCCACCGTGCTCATCAACGGCGAGTCGGGCACGGGCAAGGAGCTGGTGGCGCGCGCCATCCACGTCAATGGCCCCCGGAGCGACAAGGCATTCGTGGTGCAGAACTGCTCGGCCTTCAACGACAACCTGCTGGAGAGCGCCCTCTTCGGCCACATGCGCGGCGCCTTCACCGGAGCGGTGCGCGACAAGAAGGGCCTCTTCGAGGTGGCCGACGGCGGCACCTTCTTCCTCGACGAGGTGGGCGACATGTCCCCCGCCCTCCAGGTGAAGCTCCTGCGCGTGCTGCAGGAGGGCACCTTCCTGCCCGTGGGCGGCACCCAGCCGCGCGAGGTGGACGTGCGCGTCATCGCCGCCACCCACAAGGAGCTGGGCGAGATGGTCAAGCGCGGCGAGTTCCGCGAGGACCTGTACTACCGCATCAACGTCATCCGCGTGCACCTGCCCCCACTGCGCGAGCGCCGCGATGATCTGCCCCTGCTCGTGGACCACTTCCTGCGCAAGCACCACCGCGAGGGACAGCGCGCCCGGGGCCTGTCCCCCGAGGCGCTCGCCCTGCTCGGCCGCTACGCGTGGCCAGGCAACGTGCGTGAATTGGAGAACGAGATGGAGCGCTTGCTCGTCCTCGGCGGGGACCTGGAGTCGCTGCCCGCCGAGCTCATCTCCGGCCGCATCCGCGACGCGGTGGCCCCCGGGGGCACGTCCGCGCTCGCCACCCGCGCCACCGGCCGCCTGCACGAAGCCGTGGAAACACTCGAGCGGGAGATGATCCACCAGGGTTTGTTGCGTACTGGCAATAACAAGAGCCAGCTCGCCCGGGAGCTTGGCATCAGCCGCTCCAACCTTATCTTGAAGATCGCCCGTTACGGCCTCGAGCCGGGCCTTCCGCCCGACAGCGAGGCGGATGCATGA
- a CDS encoding alpha/beta fold hydrolase encodes MSHFTRQDFLTVPDGAPLYYQVRGTGEPGVVLCDGLGCDGFVWKYLEPQLERDHRVLRWNYRGHGRSGLPTRRQRIGMSYSCDDLNRLMDAAGLQQAVVFGHSMGVQVALEFHRRYPERVKGLVLVCGSYGTLLNTFHDGTLLKRLFPLIRFTVESFPEPVARLTRSLLSTPLAMEVALSVELNRSLLAKSDLIPYFTHLANMDPVVFVRTLRSAAHHNAWRHLPDVDVPTLVIAGQHDKFTPAWISRRMAAHIPGAQLLMLPEGTHVAPLEYRDTIERRVERFFREHGLTPTPRPSAPHAAHP; translated from the coding sequence ATGAGCCACTTCACCCGGCAGGACTTCCTCACCGTTCCCGATGGCGCGCCGCTGTACTACCAGGTGCGGGGCACGGGAGAGCCGGGTGTCGTCCTCTGCGATGGACTGGGCTGTGACGGCTTCGTCTGGAAGTACCTGGAGCCCCAGCTGGAGCGCGACCACCGGGTGCTGCGCTGGAATTACCGGGGCCATGGCCGCTCGGGCCTGCCCACGCGCCGCCAGCGCATCGGCATGTCCTACAGCTGTGACGACCTCAATCGGCTGATGGACGCGGCGGGCCTCCAGCAGGCCGTCGTCTTCGGCCACTCCATGGGCGTGCAGGTGGCGCTCGAGTTCCACCGCCGCTACCCCGAGCGTGTGAAGGGGCTCGTGCTGGTGTGCGGCAGCTACGGCACCCTGCTCAACACCTTCCACGACGGCACCCTGCTCAAGCGGCTCTTCCCCCTCATCCGCTTCACCGTGGAGAGCTTCCCCGAGCCCGTGGCCCGGCTCACCCGCTCGCTGCTCAGCACGCCGCTGGCCATGGAGGTGGCGCTGAGCGTGGAGCTCAACCGCTCCCTGCTCGCCAAGAGCGACCTCATCCCCTACTTCACCCACCTGGCCAACATGGACCCGGTCGTCTTCGTGCGCACCCTGCGCTCCGCGGCCCACCACAACGCCTGGCGCCACCTGCCCGACGTGGACGTGCCCACGCTCGTCATCGCGGGCCAGCACGACAAGTTCACCCCCGCCTGGATTTCCCGGCGCATGGCCGCCCACATCCCCGGGGCCCAGCTCCTCATGCTGCCCGAGGGCACCCATGTCGCCCCCCTGGAGTACCGCGACACCATCGAGCGCCGGGTGGAGCGCTTCTTCCGGGAACACGGGCTGACGCCCACCCCGCGCCCCTCCGCGCCGCACGCCGCCCATCCGTAG